In Clostridium omnivorum, the DNA window ATCTTTAGTAGTTGGTGGATCTATAGCTGCCTCTATAGACTTTCTCCCTGGTGAACATATAGGTCCTGCCGGAAGAGCCTTTACTATATAAGTGTTATACGGCCCTGGTGCTGCTAAATCTTTATCGTAAAGCTTATCTTTATGAACTCCAAGTGTATACAATACAGTAGCACAGGATTGCAGCTTCATTCCTTTGTTTAATCTGTTATAAAATACAGCAGCTACTTTACCTCTTTCTTCATCTTTTTCTGCTTCTTTTTCTACAATTGATGCCATAGTGATTACTCTATCTATATCAGAGGTATTTAAAGTCCTATTCTTCTTATTTTCTACATCCTTTAGTACCGTTTCAAAGTTCTTTATCATCATATCG includes these proteins:
- the mltG gene encoding endolytic transglycosylase MltG is translated as DMMIKNFETVLKDVENKKNRTLNTSDIDRVITMASIVEKEAEKDEERGKVAAVFYNRLNKGMKLQSCATVLYTLGVHKDKLYDKDLAAPGPYNTYIVKALPAGPICSPGRKSIEAAIDPPTTKDIYFVSKNDGTHFFTDSYTEFEKVKKQYQGQ